Proteins encoded together in one Sulfitobacter pontiacus window:
- the carB gene encoding carbamoyl-phosphate synthase large subunit — MPKRTDIQSIMIIGAGPIVIGQACEFDYSGAQACKALKEEGYRVILVNSNPATIMTDPGLADATYIEPITPEIVAKIIEKERPDALLPTMGGQTGLNTSLALEEMGVLEKFNVEMIGAKREAIEMAEDRKLFREAMDRLGIENPKATIVTAPVAASGKKDLAAGVQLALDALEYVGLPAIIRPAFTMGGTGGGVAYNRDDYEFYCRSGMDASPMGQILIDESLLGWKEYEMEVVRDTADNAIIVCSIENVDPMGVHTGDSITVAPALTLTDKEYQIMRNHSIAVLREIGVETGGSNVQWAVNPEDGRMVVIEMNPRVSRSSALASKATGFPIAKIAAKLAVGFTLDELDNDITGVTPASFEPTIDYVVTKIPKFAFEKFPGSEPYLTTAMKSVGEAMAIGRTIHESLQKALASMESGLTGFDEIDIPGLDSDLPADAPQNEAALIAAISKQTPDRMRTIAQAMRHGMSDVDIHGVTMFDPWFLARIREIVDAEAQVRKDGLPLTEDGMRKLKMMGFTDARLGTLTGRDEDNVRRARLNLGVKAVFKRIDTCAAEFEAQTPYMYSTYEAPAFDEVECEARPSDRQKVVILGGGPNRIGQGIEFDYCCCHACYALTDAGYETIMVNCNPETVSTDYDTSDRLYFEPVTFEHVMEILRVEQENGTLHGVIVQFGGQTPLKIAQALQEAGIPILGTTPDMIDLAEDRERFQQLVQSLGLKQPHNGIAHSDAEALEIAADIGFPLVIRPSYVLGGRAMEIVRDQASLERYIRDAVVVSGKSPVLLDHYLSGAVELDVDALSDGTDVHVAGIMQHIEEAGVHSGDSACSLPPYSLSRDIIAEVEKQTKALALALNVVGLMNIQFAVKDGEIYLIEVNPRASRTVPFVAKATDSAIASIAARIMAGEKLSAFPQRAPYRDDAAYDDVLPLGDPMTLADPNMPWFSVKEAVLPFARFPGVDTLLGPEMRSTGEVMGWDRDFPRAFLKAQMGAGNPLPRNGCVFFSIKDMDKSDDMLTAARILLEQGFTLRATRGTAAWLTEHDIACEIVNKVYEGRPNITDMMKDEAIQLVMNTTEGAQAVEDSKSIRSIALYDKIPYFTTAAGAYAAALAIKAQAEDEIGVKSLQG; from the coding sequence ATGCCAAAAAGAACCGATATCCAGTCGATCATGATCATTGGAGCGGGGCCCATTGTCATCGGTCAGGCGTGCGAGTTCGACTACTCCGGCGCGCAGGCCTGTAAGGCCCTGAAAGAGGAAGGCTACCGCGTCATCCTCGTGAACTCCAACCCTGCGACGATCATGACCGATCCGGGGCTGGCAGATGCCACCTACATCGAACCCATCACCCCTGAAATCGTCGCCAAGATCATCGAGAAAGAACGCCCCGACGCGCTGCTGCCAACGATGGGCGGGCAGACCGGTCTGAACACCTCGCTCGCGCTCGAAGAGATGGGCGTGCTCGAGAAATTCAACGTCGAGATGATCGGCGCGAAACGCGAAGCCATTGAAATGGCAGAGGATCGTAAGCTTTTCCGCGAGGCAATGGACCGTCTGGGCATCGAAAATCCCAAGGCGACCATCGTCACCGCGCCCGTTGCCGCCAGCGGTAAAAAAGACCTTGCGGCGGGCGTTCAGCTTGCGCTCGACGCGCTGGAATATGTCGGCCTGCCCGCGATCATCCGCCCTGCCTTCACCATGGGCGGCACCGGCGGCGGCGTGGCCTATAACCGCGACGATTACGAATTCTACTGCCGCTCGGGGATGGACGCGTCGCCGATGGGGCAGATCCTGATTGATGAGAGCCTGCTTGGCTGGAAAGAATACGAGATGGAAGTGGTGCGCGACACTGCTGACAACGCGATCATCGTATGCTCGATCGAGAACGTCGACCCGATGGGCGTGCACACAGGCGATTCGATCACCGTGGCCCCTGCCCTGACGCTGACCGACAAAGAATACCAGATCATGCGTAACCACTCGATCGCCGTGCTGCGCGAAATCGGCGTGGAAACAGGCGGATCGAACGTGCAATGGGCCGTGAACCCCGAAGACGGCCGCATGGTCGTGATCGAGATGAACCCGCGTGTATCGCGCTCCTCTGCGCTGGCGTCCAAGGCGACGGGTTTCCCCATCGCCAAGATCGCGGCCAAGCTGGCGGTGGGCTTTACCCTAGACGAGCTGGACAACGACATCACCGGTGTGACGCCTGCCTCCTTCGAGCCGACAATCGATTATGTCGTCACCAAGATCCCGAAATTCGCGTTCGAGAAATTTCCCGGCTCCGAACCCTACCTGACGACCGCGATGAAGTCTGTCGGCGAAGCGATGGCGATTGGCCGCACGATCCACGAGTCGCTGCAAAAAGCGCTGGCGTCGATGGAATCCGGGCTGACCGGCTTTGACGAAATCGACATCCCCGGTCTGGACAGTGACCTGCCCGCCGACGCACCACAGAACGAAGCCGCGCTGATTGCCGCGATCAGCAAGCAAACCCCCGACCGGATGCGCACCATTGCTCAGGCGATGCGTCACGGCATGTCTGACGTGGATATCCACGGTGTGACCATGTTCGACCCGTGGTTCCTTGCCCGCATCCGCGAGATCGTCGACGCCGAAGCGCAAGTCCGCAAAGACGGGCTGCCGCTGACCGAAGACGGGATGCGCAAGCTCAAGATGATGGGCTTTACCGATGCGCGCCTTGGCACGCTGACCGGTCGCGACGAAGACAACGTGCGCCGCGCGCGTCTGAACCTTGGCGTCAAGGCCGTGTTCAAACGGATCGACACCTGCGCCGCAGAATTCGAAGCGCAAACGCCCTACATGTATTCTACCTACGAGGCACCCGCCTTTGACGAGGTTGAATGCGAAGCCCGCCCCAGCGACCGTCAGAAAGTCGTCATTCTGGGCGGCGGACCGAACCGGATCGGCCAAGGGATCGAGTTCGACTATTGCTGCTGTCACGCCTGCTATGCGCTGACCGATGCGGGCTACGAAACGATCATGGTCAACTGTAACCCCGAAACCGTCTCGACCGACTATGACACCTCGGACCGGCTGTATTTCGAACCCGTCACCTTTGAACACGTGATGGAAATCCTGCGGGTTGAACAGGAAAACGGCACGCTGCACGGCGTCATCGTGCAGTTCGGCGGCCAGACACCGCTGAAAATCGCGCAAGCGCTGCAAGAGGCGGGCATCCCGATCCTTGGCACCACGCCCGACATGATCGACCTTGCCGAAGACCGCGAACGGTTCCAGCAGCTGGTGCAATCGCTGGGCCTGAAGCAGCCGCATAACGGTATCGCCCACTCCGACGCCGAAGCGCTTGAGATCGCAGCAGACATCGGCTTTCCGCTGGTGATCCGCCCGTCTTACGTTCTGGGCGGCCGCGCGATGGAGATCGTGCGCGATCAGGCCAGCCTTGAACGCTATATCCGCGACGCGGTGGTCGTATCAGGCAAAAGCCCCGTGTTGCTGGACCACTACCTGTCCGGTGCGGTCGAACTTGACGTAGACGCGCTGTCAGACGGCACGGATGTCCACGTTGCGGGTATCATGCAGCACATCGAAGAGGCCGGCGTTCATTCGGGCGACAGCGCCTGTTCGTTGCCCCCCTATTCGCTGAGCCGCGACATCATTGCCGAGGTCGAAAAACAGACCAAGGCGCTGGCGCTGGCGTTGAATGTAGTGGGCCTGATGAACATCCAGTTCGCGGTCAAGGACGGCGAGATCTACCTGATCGAAGTCAACCCCCGCGCCTCGCGCACCGTGCCCTTTGTCGCCAAGGCGACGGACAGCGCGATTGCGTCAATCGCTGCGCGGATCATGGCGGGCGAAAAGCTGTCGGCCTTCCCGCAACGCGCGCCCTACCGTGACGATGCCGCCTATGACGACGTGCTGCCTTTGGGTGATCCAATGACATTGGCGGACCCGAACATGCCTTGGTTCTCGGTCAAGGAAGCCGTGCTGCCCTTCGCCCGCTTCCCCGGCGTCGACACGCTACTTGGGCCGGAAATGCGGTCAACGGGCGAGGTTATGGGCTGGGACCGCGATTTCCCGCGTGCCTTCCTCAAGGCGCAGATGGGCGCGGGCAACCCGCTGCCGCGTAACGGCTGTGTGTTCTTCTCGATCAAGGATATGGACAAGTCGGATGACATGCTGACCGCCGCGCGTATCCTGCTGGAGCAAGGGTTCACCCTGCGCGCCACCCGTGGCACCGCCGCCTGGCTGACAGAGCATGACATCGCCTGCGAGATCGTGAACAAGGTCTACGAGGGTCGCCCGAACATCACCGACATGATGAAGGACGAAGCGATCCAACTGGTGATGAACACCACCGAAGGCGCGCAGGCGGTCGAGGACAGCAAATCCATCCGCTCTATCGCGCTGTATGACAAGATCCCGTATTTCACCACGGCCGCCGGTGCCTATGCCGCAGCGCTGGCCATCAAGGCACAAGCCGAAGACGAGATCGGCGTTAAATCGCTTCAGGGCTAA
- a CDS encoding beta-ketoacyl-ACP synthase III, with product MYTPAITGSGIFTPEQVITNAELVKAFNAYADLYNAEHAAEIEAGEFPAKEHSSEEFIVKASGIEQRYVMDKTGILDPKVMHPLLRQRSDDEPGLMAEMALDAAQKALQAAGKTAADVDAVICAASNLERAYPAVAIEIQQLLDINGFAFDMNVACSSATFGIQAAADMIRSGSIRSALVVCPEICSAHLEWRDRDCHFIFGDVATAVLIERAEDAAGAYFEIKSTRCATEFSNNIRNNNGFLRRSRPDGVADRRDMQFMQNGRKVFKEVLPMVAEHIAGHMADEGVEATDLKRLWLHQANKSMNDFIGRKVLGRAPEAGEQPNILQDYANTSSAGSIIAFSKYSDDLTDGDTGLICSFGAGYSVGSVLVQRHG from the coding sequence ATGTACACACCCGCCATTACTGGTAGCGGCATCTTTACGCCGGAACAGGTCATCACCAACGCCGAGCTGGTCAAGGCGTTCAACGCCTATGCCGATCTGTACAATGCCGAACACGCCGCTGAGATCGAGGCCGGAGAGTTTCCCGCCAAGGAACACTCGTCAGAGGAGTTCATCGTCAAGGCGTCGGGGATCGAACAGCGCTATGTCATGGATAAGACGGGTATTCTGGACCCCAAAGTGATGCACCCCCTGCTGCGCCAACGGTCCGACGACGAACCCGGCCTGATGGCCGAGATGGCGCTGGATGCGGCGCAAAAGGCGTTGCAGGCGGCGGGGAAAACCGCGGCTGATGTTGATGCCGTCATCTGCGCGGCGTCGAACCTTGAACGCGCCTATCCGGCGGTGGCGATCGAAATCCAGCAGTTGCTGGATATCAACGGCTTTGCCTTTGACATGAACGTCGCCTGTTCGTCCGCGACCTTCGGCATTCAAGCGGCGGCGGATATGATCCGCTCCGGCTCGATCCGCTCGGCGCTGGTGGTCTGCCCCGAGATATGCTCGGCTCATCTGGAATGGCGCGACCGTGACTGCCACTTCATCTTTGGGGACGTGGCCACCGCCGTGCTGATTGAACGCGCCGAAGACGCAGCCGGTGCTTATTTCGAGATCAAGTCGACCCGTTGCGCGACCGAGTTCTCGAACAACATCCGCAACAACAACGGCTTCTTACGCCGGTCCCGCCCCGATGGCGTCGCAGACCGCCGCGACATGCAGTTCATGCAGAACGGGCGCAAGGTGTTCAAAGAAGTGCTGCCGATGGTTGCCGAACACATCGCGGGCCACATGGCTGACGAAGGCGTTGAGGCCACTGATCTAAAGCGTCTGTGGCTGCATCAGGCGAATAAATCGATGAATGACTTCATCGGTCGCAAAGTGCTAGGGCGCGCGCCCGAAGCGGGCGAGCAGCCCAACATCCTGCAAGACTACGCCAACACCTCCTCTGCCGGGTCGATCATCGCGTTCTCAAAATACTCCGACGATCTGACTGATGGGGACACCGGGCTGATCTGTTCCTTCGGGGCCGGATATTCCGTGGGGTCTGTGCTGGTACAGCGCCACGGCTAG
- a CDS encoding thymidine kinase encodes MAKLYFHYSTMNAGKSTVLLQAAHNYVERGMVPYLMTAKFDHRAGHGRIASRIGIGHEADTFETDEDLLAKIEKRLAEGPCACIFIDEAQFLSPDQVWQLARAVDDLRVPIMCYGLRVDFRGLLFPGSATLLALADEMREVRTICHCGKKATMVVRQDAEGKAIREGAQVQIGGNETYISLCRRHWREAVGR; translated from the coding sequence ATGGCAAAGCTTTACTTTCATTATTCGACCATGAACGCGGGCAAATCGACCGTGCTTCTGCAGGCGGCTCATAACTATGTCGAACGCGGCATGGTCCCCTATCTGATGACCGCGAAATTCGACCACCGCGCCGGACACGGGCGGATCGCATCGCGTATCGGGATTGGGCACGAGGCCGACACTTTCGAGACGGACGAAGACCTTTTGGCGAAGATCGAAAAGCGTTTGGCTGAAGGCCCTTGCGCCTGCATCTTCATCGACGAGGCGCAGTTCCTCAGCCCTGATCAGGTCTGGCAATTGGCCCGAGCGGTGGATGACCTGCGGGTGCCTATCATGTGCTATGGGCTGCGCGTGGACTTCCGTGGTCTGCTCTTCCCCGGGTCTGCGACGCTGCTCGCCCTTGCCGATGAAATGCGCGAGGTGCGCACGATCTGCCACTGCGGCAAGAAAGCGACGATGGTGGTGCGACAGGATGCCGAAGGCAAAGCGATCCGCGAAGGGGCGCAGGTGCAGATCGGCGGCAACGAGACCTATATCTCATTGTGCCGCCGACATTGGCGCGAAGCCGTGGGCCGTTAA
- a CDS encoding D-glycerate dehydrogenase, translating to MTKLLIARPAPPEVHEALEGFDVTYREDSAPLSEDEMQDALRDYDGVLATLGDRFTADVFGKVGMPRCKMLANFGVGYNHIDVEAAKAAGLQVSNTPGAVTDATADIAMTLMLMAARRAGEGERLVRSGQWSGWEPSQLLGMHLTGKTVGIVGMGRIGQAVARRCHYGFSMDVKYFSRSAKSVAYPAEHISDLKRLVAAVDVVVIAVPGGDDTQHLINADVLAAMQPHAFLINIARGNIVEEAALIQALQAGTIGGAGLDVYEFEPEVPQALRDLDNVVLLPHLGTSSREVRVDMWMMAVENLKAGVAGETPPNLV from the coding sequence TTGACGAAACTACTGATCGCCCGCCCTGCACCCCCCGAAGTGCACGAGGCCCTGGAAGGCTTTGACGTGACCTATCGTGAGGACAGCGCGCCCCTGTCCGAGGACGAGATGCAGGACGCCCTGCGCGACTATGACGGGGTGCTGGCCACCTTGGGCGACCGCTTTACCGCGGATGTCTTTGGCAAGGTCGGCATGCCACGGTGCAAGATGCTCGCCAATTTCGGGGTGGGCTATAACCACATCGATGTCGAGGCGGCAAAGGCGGCGGGGCTTCAGGTCTCTAACACGCCCGGTGCTGTGACCGATGCCACCGCCGATATCGCCATGACGCTGATGCTGATGGCCGCACGCCGTGCGGGAGAAGGCGAACGGCTTGTGCGGTCAGGTCAATGGTCCGGATGGGAGCCTTCGCAGCTTTTGGGCATGCATCTGACGGGCAAGACTGTCGGGATCGTCGGGATGGGGCGTATTGGTCAAGCCGTCGCGCGGCGCTGTCACTACGGCTTTTCGATGGATGTGAAATACTTTAGCCGCAGCGCGAAAAGCGTCGCCTATCCGGCGGAACATATCAGTGATCTCAAACGGTTGGTTGCCGCTGTTGATGTGGTTGTTATCGCCGTGCCGGGCGGGGACGACACGCAGCATCTGATCAATGCGGATGTGCTAGCGGCGATGCAGCCGCATGCCTTCCTGATCAACATCGCGCGCGGCAATATCGTCGAGGAAGCCGCTTTGATCCAGGCCCTGCAAGCGGGCACCATCGGCGGCGCAGGGCTGGATGTGTATGAGTTCGAGCCAGAGGTGCCGCAAGCCCTGCGGGATCTGGATAACGTGGTGCTATTACCGCATCTAGGCACGTCTTCCCGGGAGGTGCGTGTGGATATGTGGATGATGGCGGTTGAGAATTTGAAAGCGGGCGTCGCGGGCGAAACGCCCCCGAACCTCGTTTAA
- a CDS encoding tRNA-binding protein codes for MAEISFDDFMKVDIRVGTVTRAEPFPEARKPAIKMWIDFGPDIGERITSAQVTVHYTPETLIGTQVMGVVNFPPRQIGPFMSEVLVLGVPDEDGAIVLMRPTQPTPNGGRLH; via the coding sequence ATGGCTGAGATCAGCTTTGACGACTTCATGAAAGTCGACATCAGGGTCGGGACGGTCACCCGTGCCGAACCCTTCCCCGAGGCGCGCAAGCCCGCGATCAAGATGTGGATCGACTTTGGTCCCGATATCGGTGAGCGTATAACCTCGGCCCAGGTGACGGTGCATTACACGCCCGAGACGCTGATCGGCACGCAGGTGATGGGGGTGGTCAACTTCCCGCCGCGTCAGATCGGGCCGTTCATGTCCGAAGTTTTGGTGCTTGGGGTACCGGACGAGGACGGGGCGATTGTGCTGATGCGCCCCACGCAACCCACCCCGAACGGAGGACGTCTGCATTGA
- the proC gene encoding pyrroline-5-carboxylate reductase — translation MKDTRIAKDGLVLLGCGKMGSAMLAGWLARGLPTSSVYVIDPKPSDWLKEQGVQLNVDLPKEPAVVLVAVKPQMMGDALPTLQAMGNGKTVFVSVAAGTTIATFEKTLGEQTPIVRAMPNTPAAISQGITAIVGNDHVDAKGMDEAEELLSAVGDVVRLEEESQIDAVTGVSGSGPAYVFHMIETMAAGGIAQGLSPELALKLATATVAGAGALAKSADEGPDQLRVNVTSPNGTTQAALDVLMNEQDGFPVLLKRAVAAAADRSRELSNG, via the coding sequence ATGAAAGATACGCGCATCGCCAAAGACGGTTTGGTTCTACTGGGCTGTGGCAAGATGGGATCCGCGATGCTGGCGGGCTGGCTGGCACGCGGGCTTCCGACATCTTCGGTATATGTCATCGATCCGAAACCCTCTGACTGGTTGAAAGAGCAGGGCGTGCAGTTGAACGTCGATCTGCCCAAGGAGCCGGCTGTGGTTCTTGTGGCGGTGAAGCCCCAGATGATGGGTGACGCGCTGCCCACGTTGCAGGCCATGGGCAACGGCAAGACGGTGTTTGTCAGCGTCGCCGCCGGCACCACCATCGCGACGTTTGAGAAAACGCTGGGGGAGCAGACGCCGATCGTGCGCGCCATGCCCAACACACCCGCCGCCATCAGCCAAGGCATCACCGCCATCGTCGGCAACGACCACGTCGACGCCAAGGGTATGGATGAAGCTGAAGAGCTGCTGTCGGCCGTGGGCGACGTTGTCCGGCTGGAGGAAGAATCCCAGATCGACGCGGTCACAGGGGTCAGCGGCTCGGGTCCGGCCTATGTCTTCCACATGATCGAAACCATGGCCGCGGGCGGGATCGCGCAGGGGCTTAGCCCCGAGCTCGCGCTAAAGCTCGCCACGGCCACGGTCGCAGGGGCCGGGGCGCTGGCGAAATCCGCGGACGAAGGCCCGGACCAGCTGCGCGTCAACGTGACCAGCCCCAACGGCACCACACAGGCCGCGCTGGACGTGCTGATGAACGAGCAAGACGGCTTTCCGGTCTTGCTCAAACGCGCTGTGGCGGCGGCCGCCGACCGATCGCGCGAGCTTTCGAATGGCTGA
- a CDS encoding YbjN domain-containing protein, which yields MALTEQYLEEDIHPIDIVENLAAYHDWDFDRISDEQIAMAVEGQWRTYSITLAWSPFDETLRLVCTFEMDPPAEKLPVLYHLLNDVNDQCWTGAFTYWPEQKLMVYRYGLVLAGGQDASAQQIDTMINAAVSNAERYYPAVQLAVWGDQTPRQALQVAIAEAYGHA from the coding sequence ATGGCCCTGACAGAGCAGTATCTTGAAGAAGACATTCACCCCATCGACATCGTAGAAAATCTCGCGGCGTATCACGACTGGGACTTCGACCGTATATCGGACGAACAGATCGCGATGGCCGTCGAAGGGCAGTGGCGGACCTATTCCATCACCCTCGCGTGGTCGCCCTTTGACGAAACCCTGCGCCTTGTCTGCACCTTCGAAATGGATCCGCCCGCGGAAAAACTGCCGGTGCTCTATCACTTGCTCAACGATGTGAACGATCAATGCTGGACCGGTGCCTTCACATATTGGCCGGAACAAAAGCTGATGGTTTATCGCTACGGGCTGGTTCTTGCCGGGGGGCAGGATGCCTCTGCGCAGCAGATTGATACCATGATCAACGCCGCCGTGAGCAACGCAGAGCGGTATTATCCCGCGGTGCAACTGGCGGTTTGGGGCGACCAGACGCCCCGACAAGCCCTTCAGGTTGCCATTGCAGAGGCGTACGGCCACGCATAG
- a CDS encoding accessory factor UbiK family protein: MQTRNKIFDDISQMMTNAMGVAQGAKTEAETAMKGMLDRWLADRDFVTREEFDAVRAMAQKAREENEALKARLDAMDSKG; this comes from the coding sequence ATGCAAACGCGCAACAAGATTTTCGACGACATCTCGCAGATGATGACCAATGCCATGGGCGTGGCCCAAGGGGCCAAGACCGAAGCAGAGACCGCGATGAAGGGCATGCTGGACCGTTGGCTGGCAGACCGTGATTTCGTGACACGCGAAGAATTCGACGCGGTGCGCGCCATGGCGCAAAAAGCCCGCGAAGAGAATGAAGCGCTGAAGGCGCGGCTTGATGCGATGGACAGCAAGGGCTGA
- the lgt gene encoding prolipoprotein diacylglyceryl transferase translates to MNAMLPFPDLSPEIFSFTLFGMTVALRWYALAYIVGILVGWRIVVRAVERPRLWAGNTPVMTKQQVEDLLFWVILGVILGGRLGYVLFYQPGYYLSNPAQILRIWEGGMSFHGGALGVIFAGIAYTKRHGISTISTGDVVCLGLAPGLFLGRLANFINAELWGRPTDLPWGVAFPTVAAQDCPDIATICARHPSQLYEALLEGLILGALLIYLAWRRGGLKSEGLIGGVFLAGYGAARFIVEFVRQPDAQFVSANNPLGLAWHVNGWGLTMGQLLSLPMIAIGVFLILRATRKA, encoded by the coding sequence ATGAATGCAATGCTCCCCTTCCCCGACCTGTCGCCCGAGATTTTCTCGTTCACGTTATTTGGCATGACCGTCGCCCTGCGCTGGTATGCGCTGGCCTATATCGTCGGCATCCTTGTCGGCTGGCGCATCGTTGTGCGCGCCGTTGAACGGCCCCGGCTTTGGGCGGGCAATACCCCCGTCATGACCAAACAGCAGGTCGAGGATCTGCTTTTCTGGGTCATTCTCGGCGTCATTCTGGGCGGGCGTCTGGGATATGTACTGTTCTATCAACCGGGCTATTACCTCAGCAATCCCGCGCAGATCCTACGGATCTGGGAGGGGGGCATGTCGTTCCACGGCGGCGCGCTTGGGGTGATCTTTGCGGGCATCGCCTATACCAAACGTCACGGCATCAGCACGATCTCTACCGGTGATGTCGTCTGTCTGGGGCTGGCACCCGGCCTGTTTCTGGGGCGTCTGGCGAATTTCATCAATGCAGAGCTTTGGGGCCGCCCCACCGATCTGCCCTGGGGCGTGGCCTTTCCCACGGTGGCCGCACAGGACTGCCCGGACATTGCGACGATCTGTGCACGGCATCCCTCGCAGCTATATGAGGCGCTGCTTGAAGGGCTGATCCTTGGGGCCCTGCTGATCTATCTGGCATGGCGCCGCGGCGGGCTGAAATCAGAGGGGCTGATTGGCGGAGTCTTTCTGGCCGGCTACGGGGCCGCGCGTTTCATCGTCGAATTCGTACGCCAACCTGATGCGCAATTTGTCAGCGCCAACAACCCGCTGGGGCTGGCGTGGCATGTGAACGGCTGGGGGCTGACCATGGGCCAACTGCTGAGCCTGCCGATGATTGCAATCGGGGTGTTCCTGATCTTGCGGGCGACGCGCAAGGCATGA
- a CDS encoding class I SAM-dependent methyltransferase, whose product MTTLRDILHSRIASNGPMRIDEYMATCLLHPTQGYYTTRDPFGAQGDFTTAPEISQMFGELLGLCLAQSWLAQDAPSAFTLAELGPGRGTLMADILRATRNVPGFIEAARVTLVEASPTLRDVQAKTLAGHQVIWADGTDALPDQPLFLVANEFFDALPIRQFVRGDTSWRERQVGLADGALSFGLGPELPQPALADRLADTTPGDLVEDCTQLAPILHPVSERIATHGGAALIVDYGDWHSLGDTLQALQGHEKADPLAAPGQADLTAHVDFEKLALAAAPASHTRITPQGVFLERLGITQRAQTLAKSMTEDALNAHVAAHRRLTHPSEMGNLFKVMGIYPPHHSPPPGLEP is encoded by the coding sequence ATGACCACACTACGCGACATTCTACACAGCCGCATCGCGTCCAACGGGCCGATGCGGATCGACGAATATATGGCCACCTGCCTGCTGCACCCAACGCAGGGCTATTATACCACCCGTGACCCCTTTGGTGCCCAAGGCGATTTCACCACTGCCCCCGAGATCAGCCAGATGTTCGGAGAGCTGTTGGGCCTGTGTCTCGCGCAGAGCTGGCTCGCCCAAGACGCGCCTTCGGCCTTCACCTTGGCCGAGCTTGGCCCCGGCCGCGGCACCCTGATGGCCGATATCCTGCGCGCGACCCGTAACGTGCCCGGCTTTATCGAGGCGGCGCGAGTTACGCTGGTAGAGGCGTCCCCGACGCTGCGCGATGTGCAGGCCAAGACCCTTGCGGGGCATCAGGTGATCTGGGCCGACGGGACCGACGCGCTGCCCGACCAGCCGCTTTTTCTGGTGGCGAATGAATTTTTCGACGCGCTGCCGATCCGCCAGTTCGTCCGTGGCGATACATCGTGGCGCGAACGACAGGTTGGGCTGGCGGACGGCGCGTTGAGCTTTGGGCTGGGGCCCGAGCTGCCGCAACCCGCGTTGGCCGACCGGCTGGCCGATACCACACCCGGCGATCTGGTCGAGGATTGCACCCAGCTTGCGCCGATCCTCCACCCGGTGTCGGAACGGATCGCGACCCACGGCGGTGCCGCGCTGATCGTGGATTATGGCGACTGGCACAGTCTGGGCGATACCTTGCAGGCGCTGCAGGGCCATGAAAAAGCCGATCCGCTGGCCGCCCCTGGCCAAGCCGATTTGACAGCACACGTCGATTTTGAAAAGCTTGCCCTCGCAGCCGCACCGGCTAGCCACACTCGCATCACCCCGCAGGGCGTCTTTCTTGAACGCCTCGGGATCACTCAACGCGCACAGACCCTTGCCAAGAGCATGACCGAGGACGCGCTGAACGCCCATGTCGCCGCACATAGACGCTTGACGCATCCGTCAGAAATGGGAAATTTGTTTAAAGTGATGGGGATTTATCCTCCGCACCATAGCCCGCCCCCAGGATTGGAACCATGA